The genomic stretch CCGGAGCCGACGACGTGCCTGAACTCGAAGCACTGTTCAGCGACGATCTCTGGGCAACTGTTGCGAACGAGGTATGGCCCAGGAACGAAGGGCTTTGGGCGCCGGAAGACTTCGCCAAGCTGCGGACCGAGAAAAAGTTCAGCGCAGCTGTGGAAGAGATGTTGCAGACAGGAAGTGACACGGGCCCGGGAGGGAAACCGGACATGATGTACGGGTTCTCCCTGGCCTTGAAGGACGCCCAGCAGGTTCCGGAACAGCTTCGAGAGGTGTTCACGCAGGTCAGGAAGCTAGCCGAGTAGTTGGGCCTGCCGGGCCCGTTCCTAAGGGCCCGGCAGTACGACGGCGTCGAGCAAGCATCCGCTCCTTGCGTTGCCCCAATGTTGGCGCCTCCCACTTGTGCCACCCAACCGGCAGCTTCCAGCGTTGCATGTGTTCACGCTCATCCACTCCACACCAGCGGCATCCACTGGGGGAAGGAAAGAGCAGGTCAGAGCCCTCGCCTGGTATGGACATCGTCCCTCCCTCGCTTACCTCCATTCTTCCCCCACCCACTGACATCAGCCCTCGTTCGACGGCCAAATCGGGCAACCCGCACTCCCTGCCTCTGCAAACTGTCGGCCCTGGTCAGCCCTCGGCAGCGTGCGGACCCTGGACCTGCTGGCCGGACTACCTCTCGGCCTCGTCAGCTCGCTGTTCGGATCCGTTGAGATGGAACTGGTAGAGGGGCAGCACGCTCTCCCTCTTCACCAACGGCCTAGTCGAGGCGGCTGGCCGCGACTCGGACGGCCTCACTCTGTAGACAAGGCGCTCAGCGGCCCGCCACACGCAATGCTCTGCGAGATCGAGACGCCAGCGAGCGTGCCCCTCCCTATTGAGCGCCTCCAGGAACGTTCGGGCCCGGTCGAGCGCGGCGAGCGAGCCCGCCGGATCCCCCGCATCCTCGAGAGCGTCGCTCAGGTTGTTGAGGACTCAGCAGACGAGAAGACCGAGTACACGTCTGTTCAACACGACGGACATAGCGGTCCATGTCAGGTGGCGGACTCCACCGTGCATTCCTCGATCCAGCGGGCGAGAACGCTCAGGGTCGCCAGGTGCTCCAGCGCCTCTTGCTCGGACCACGTCACCACGTCTTCGTGAGCGGCCACGTTGCGAATCGCCAGGAAGGCACCAGCGGCAAGATACTTGGCCCCTTCCTGGCGAGCACGCCAGGTCGGCGTATTGCGGCCGCCGGGGAAACGCAGTCGGGGTTTCCCGGCCACGGGCTCCTTCAAGTCGAAGCTCTGCATGCACAGGTCGGTCTCGCCGATGTCGTGGCGATTCAGCTTCTGCTGAAGTCGACGGTTGACGGTCCGAGCAGCAGCGAGAACGGCATCCTGCCGGGCCTCCGCAGCCCACAGCGGCGCGGCCGGCTCCCAGACCCAGGGGTGCAACCGGTCGGCGGGCAAGCTTGGGGCGTCCGGCAGCAGCCGAGTCGCCCAGTCATCCATGTCGGCAAGGATGCCCAAACCACGCTGAACTTCGTTACGGGCCATGGCGACGCCGGCCATCTGATCAATATTGATCTTGTCGGGCAGTTCGGGATCCAGCAGACGCAGGATTCGCTTGACAGTGGGTTCGACTCGGTGGAGTTGCGCGTACAGGCCCTCGTCGCCGATGTAGTCTCCGGGACGCTCGGTGGCCTCGTAGCGAGCGGCCAGGTTGATGAACGCCTCAAGCTGCTGCCGCATCCAATCACGATCCACGAACACATCGTAGGCCGGTGCCTTGGCTGCTTCAGTGCCTGTGCCGACGCGCCCCTCCGCGGATCGTCGCCGTGCCTCTCACCAGACGCACAAGGTCGCGCCACGCGCGGATGACAGACCCAACATCCAATAGGAGTCCCCGGATTTGTCGAAGCAGCAGGCGTGCCACGCACAGCGACACGACCGCACCGCATCCCTCGGCGATCCATCGCATCGCGCGGCCTCCTGACCTCAAGCGTCAGGCTCCCCGGGATAAGAAGCGGGGTCAGTACCCGGGTGGTCCCAGCTTTCGACCTCAGAGTCGCAGCGACGCAACGTGCCTGTCTCTGCGGGTACCAGGCTGCCCATCGTCAAGAGCGAAGTCTGCAGGGCCAAGCCTATTTTCTGTGATCTCTGGGACTGCAGCTGAGGAAACTATGTGCGACCGCAACGCTATGCGTTCATTTGCGCTGCGTGTTGCTGAATCTCAAGATCAAGCAAGCCGCATCAGCACGATGTGTCCGCCTCGCAGCATCGTGCCCATAAGAGCGGACAACCACGGTCAACGGCGGCTCCCACAGTCCCAGACCCATAGCTGCCAGAACGGTGTATGGCCAGGCCAGCACCAATATGGCTCGCCAAGCGCCGTCGCTTCCCAAGCTGAGAGCGTGAGCTCGCTGCTCGTCACGCGCTCCATGAGGCCGTGGACAGCCGCCGGGCTGTGCGGGCGTTCAGCGATGAGCCGATGCCCAACGGCCGACGGCTAGTCATCAGGACGGGCGGGCAGGTGGTCGGCATGCCGCGCTTTCTCTCAGCAATCCACCGCTGATCCGGGTAGCGAACACAGGCCGACGTTCCCTTCAGACGAACGGCACCCATCGGCGTTCGATCCAACACCCCCTTCACAGAACACCTGTTCGACGTGAAGGATGGGGGTGATCGCGTGTCAGTTCGGCACGTCGCTCGTTAGGCAGCGCAGTCGAAGCGCCGGGTGGGAAAGCGCTGATGACCAGCGTCCACCCGCTACGGGAGGGGACCCATGGGCGATCGCAGCACAATCGAGTGGACCGAGGCGACCTGGAATCCCACCACAGGATGCGACCGGATCTCCCCCGGGTGTGACAACTGCTACGCCTTGACGTTATCCAGGCGCCTCAAGGCCATGGGTGTTGCCAAGTACCAGACTGACGGGGATCCCAGGACATCAGGCCCGGGCTTCGGCCTCACCCCTCACCCAGACGCGCTGACCATTCCCCGTCAGTGGAAGGCCCCACGGATGGTCTTCGTCAATTCCATGAGCGACCTCTTCCACGCCAAGGTCCCCCTGGACTTCGTCCGGCAGGTCTTCCAGGTGATTGCCGAGACCCCCCAGCACACGTACCAGCTACTGACCAAGAGAGCCCGCAGGCTGCGACGCGTGGCCGGCGATCTCGACTGGCCCTCCAACTTGTGGATGGGCGTCTCCGTCGAAGATGCAGATCACCTGGATCGAGTCGACGACCTTCGACAAGTTCCCGCTGCCGTGCGCTTCCTGTCCTGTGAGCCGCTGCTCGGTCCACTTACCGGTCTGCACCTGGGCGGCATCGGCTGGGTTATTGCCGGCGGGGAGTCCGGGCCCCACCATCGGCCCGTGCAGGAGGAGTGGCTGGTGGACATCCGCGACGCCTGCAACGACGCTGGAGTGCCTTTCTTCTTCAAGCAATGGGGTGGCCGCAGCCCGAAGTCAGGGGGCCGCGAACTCGACGGAGCGACCTGGGACGAGATGCCACCCCGACTGCCTGTCGCAGCCCATTAACGGCCAAAGCCCAGCAGACGCCGTACGCACTCTGGTGGCATATGGCAGCGGTGTGTGACCCTCTCCCCAGCGGGGCCGACGGGAGTAGGGGGGACCGATCGTGGCCGTACCGAAGGAAGCCGTGTGGGAACGCGATCCACACACGGCGGCCAAACATGACTTACTGAAGCGGTACTTGGAAGCCTGGGCACCGATCCTGCTGTCACGGCTCGACGTGATCAGCTACGCCGAAGGCTTCGCGGGTGCCGGCGTCTACAAACAGGGCGAGCCCGGCTCCCCGGTCATCGCTTACGAAGTCTTCGCCGACGCTCTGCACAGGTTCCCGAAACGTATGCGCGTGATCCTCATGGAGGAGGACGCCCGGCGCGTCAAAGAGTTACAGCGCCAGATGGAGCTCGTCCGCTCCAGGCAAACGGACAACATCACCAACCGAATAGACGTCGACATACGTCACGGAGATTTCCACCCGGCCCTCTTGCAGAAGCTGCGGGGCATCGGCGCGTTGGGGAAGCCTCTCTTCGTGCTGCTGGACAGCTTCGGCGGACCCGACATCCCCTTCTCGCTCCTCCAGGAGCTGGGGCGCCATCCCAGCACGGAAGTGATGGTGACCTTCGAGCCCAGCTTCCTCACCCGGTTCGCCGAGAAGCACGACGGCCACCGCCAGCTCGGCGACGAAGCCTTCGGCAGCCAGGAGTGGCAAGGCGTCTTCCAGCAGTCTCCCTCAGGCAAGTTCACCTTCCTGCGCGAGCAGTACCGGAACACGCTGCGCCAGGCAGGCTTCACGCACACGCTGTACTTCGAGATGGTCGACGAGGGCGGCAGGATGCTCTACCTGATCTTCGGCACCCAGCACGAACGGGGGCTGGAGAAGATGAAGGACGCCATGTGGAAGGTGGACCCTTCCTACGGCGTCCGCTACCGCGACCCCAGGGACACCCAACAGCAGATGCTTGATCTCGTATTCGAACCGGATACGGCTCCGCTGCGACGGATCCTGCACGACTTCATCTCCGAAACGCCCGGCGGGCGAACCATCCCCGAGCTCAAGCGATACGCCCTCTTGGAAACCGTCTACCGGCCCGCCCAAGTGATCGAGACCGTCCGGCAGCTGCGTGAGGCGGGCGCCGTGACGACGGAACCTCGTGCCATCAACGCCAAGACGCGAGTGAGCCTGGCGGCGACGCCGCCCACTACCCGTCCGTCAGCCGAGCAAGGCGCCCTCTGGTGAGAGGCCGCGAGGGCACATCCAGGGCACATGAGCCTGGGAAACGGCGTTGACCCGTGAGAACTACCGAGAGGAGTTTTCCCAGGTCAATGCGCATTTCCTTGCGAAACCCCAGGTCAACGCCCTCCCGTCACCAATCGCTGCACGAGTGGCAGGACTTCTCGCATCGGTTGCATGAGGCGGGGCATCAGCCGTATTGCCTTGTATGGCCCTGAGCCGCCGAAAACCTGTTGGTGGGCTACGGCGAGCACTGCTACGTTTCCCACGGCCGTGCCGGTGAATGAGGAGGTGGTACCCGTGAACGCAGTATCGACGTGGGTGCTCCTCTCCGAGGTCGCGGTCGGGCGATAGGTCGTCCGGGAGTGCCGTTTTCAAGCGCACTCCCGAAAGGGCACGACCATGCACTTCACGACCCTGCAATTCACTTCCGAGCAGCGCCTCGACGACGGCGTCCTCGAGCGCGAATTCATCCTCGGCGAGATCCCCGGCACCCTGTGGACGCCCGGGTCTGCGCCGGCGCCGGTCCCACTGATCCTCATGGCCCACAACAACGGCCTGCCCAAGCGGGACGCCCGGCTGATGGCCCGGGCCCGCCTGACCGCGGCGCACGGCTACGCGGTGGCCACCATCGACGCCGCCGGGTGCGGTGACCGGCCCCGTTCCGCCGCCGACGAGCAGGTCCGCGCCGAGCTTCGCCGGGCCATGCAGGCCGGCGAGCCGGTAGACGAGATCTTCGAGTCCCTCGTCGGCCCGCTGGTCGAGCACG from Streptomyces davaonensis JCM 4913 encodes the following:
- a CDS encoding TIGR02391 family protein, producing the protein MRQQLEAFINLAARYEATERPGDYIGDEGLYAQLHRVEPTVKRILRLLDPELPDKINIDQMAGVAMARNEVQRGLGILADMDDWATRLLPDAPSLPADRLHPWVWEPAAPLWAAEARQDAVLAAARTVNRRLQQKLNRHDIGETDLCMQSFDLKEPVAGKPRLRFPGGRNTPTWRARQEGAKYLAAGAFLAIRNVAAHEDVVTWSEQEALEHLATLSVLARWIEECTVESAT
- a CDS encoding DUF5131 family protein, with translation MGDRSTIEWTEATWNPTTGCDRISPGCDNCYALTLSRRLKAMGVAKYQTDGDPRTSGPGFGLTPHPDALTIPRQWKAPRMVFVNSMSDLFHAKVPLDFVRQVFQVIAETPQHTYQLLTKRARRLRRVAGDLDWPSNLWMGVSVEDADHLDRVDDLRQVPAAVRFLSCEPLLGPLTGLHLGGIGWVIAGGESGPHHRPVQEEWLVDIRDACNDAGVPFFFKQWGGRSPKSGGRELDGATWDEMPPRLPVAAH
- a CDS encoding three-Cys-motif partner protein TcmP; its protein translation is MAVPKEAVWERDPHTAAKHDLLKRYLEAWAPILLSRLDVISYAEGFAGAGVYKQGEPGSPVIAYEVFADALHRFPKRMRVILMEEDARRVKELQRQMELVRSRQTDNITNRIDVDIRHGDFHPALLQKLRGIGALGKPLFVLLDSFGGPDIPFSLLQELGRHPSTEVMVTFEPSFLTRFAEKHDGHRQLGDEAFGSQEWQGVFQQSPSGKFTFLREQYRNTLRQAGFTHTLYFEMVDEGGRMLYLIFGTQHERGLEKMKDAMWKVDPSYGVRYRDPRDTQQQMLDLVFEPDTAPLRRILHDFISETPGGRTIPELKRYALLETVYRPAQVIETVRQLREAGAVTTEPRAINAKTRVSLAATPPTTRPSAEQGALW